Proteins from a single region of Psilocybe cubensis strain MGC-MH-2018 chromosome 3, whole genome shotgun sequence:
- a CDS encoding putative catabolite repression protein creC → MENDSTFVAPEGVYSVTDEHKPNHAQNVAMSVGTAIYPSRVSSIVLRFPPPKQGNVPGFAGLLGGGKSEPKKDKGEKAAKDREDGISLSSSDTPEESEPPPLSSSDQGNTSQSPEYRNLFSHPSAGGKKKTAARPKHNIRTTSSTFITRIQTAEGLTKTLQSKQGDVTFLFYNMAKSFVWIEAGSKAKEPLSRITFSAHPTCHDINISTANPDRLDVIIGFNTGDLIWLDPINSRYGRLNKQGSISGSPCTAVRWVPSSSTLFLVSHADGTIIVYDKERDDGTFTPQDPNSGTNDASSNFVSSPVDGITQEWDPVDSLFVTMPPWHPVTSGGGALSAVGKAEKEKVAKNPVSHWRLSKQGVVDFVFSPDVKYVAAISEDGCLRVIDALAEQLVDCYASYFGALTCVAWSPDGRFILTGGQDDLLTIFSPWEQRVVARCQGHSSFVSSVAFDEQRCDGRTYRFGSVAEDNKLIFWDFSSGALHRPKFQASHHQRMSVSSTISLAYKRDRSAQYLPATNSPKLEETPSPRFHPAPSRNEIAFVQPVLIKQLDCDLLTVIQFLPRSILTATKGGQIRLWVRPLALRPRFMKNNKVTAIDPHDLIPSRTGPIPP, encoded by the exons ATGGAGAACGACTCCACCTTTGTAGCACCGGAAGGTGTATATTCAGTCACAGACGAGCATAAACCCAACCATGCTCAAAACGTGGCTATGAGCGTAGGAACTGCAATATACCCCTCCAGGGTCTCTAGTATCGTCTTGCGCTTCCCCCCACCCAAGCAAGGAAACGTACCCGGTTTTGCTGGTCTCTTGGGCGGAGGAAAGTCTGAACCAAAGAAAGATAAAGGAGAAAAAGCTGCTAAGGATCGTGAAGACGGTATCAGCTTATCCAGCAGTGATACTCCAGAGGAAAGTGAACCACCCCCGCTTTCTTCCTCGGACCAGGGAAATACATCCCAATCACCAGAGTACCGCAATTTATTCTCTCATCCTTCCGCTGGcggaaagaagaaaacagCAGCAAGGCCAAAGCACAATATTCGAACTACATCTTCCACCTTTATCACCCGTATCCAGACAGCTGAAGGTTTGACGAAAACTTTACAATCTAAGCAAGGGGATGTCACATTTTTGTTCTACAATATGGCCAAAAGCTTCGTCTGGATCGAGGCAGGGTCCAAAGCCAAA GAACCTCTATCCAGAATCACTTTTTCAGCGCATCCTACGTGTCACGATATCAACATTTCTACAGCAAATCCTGACCGTTTAGATGTAATAATCGGTTTTAACACCGGCGATTTGATATGGCTAG ACCCAATCAATTCACGATATGGGCGCCTCAATAAACAG GGTTCTATATCGGGTTCTCCATGTACGGCGGTGAGATGGGTTCCATCCTCATCGACTCTGTTTCTTGTTTCACATGCAGATGGCACCATCATCGTCTATGATAAAGAGCGAGACGATGGGACTTTCACACCCCAGGATCCAAACTCTGGGACCAATGATGCATCCTCTAACTTTGTATCCTCACCGGTCGATGGAATTACACAAGAATGGGATCCTGTAGACAGCCTCTTCGTAACAATGCCGCCATGGCATCCGGTAACGTCTGGTGGGGGTGCTCTGAGCGCCGTTGGAAAAgcggaaaaagaaaaagttgcCAAGAATCCTGTCAGCCATTGGCGCCTTTCAAAGCAAGGCGTCGTTG ACTTTGTCTTTTCTCCCGACGTAAAATACGTTGCCGCAATATCAGAAGACGGTTGTTTGAGGGTCATCGATGCACTAGCTGAACA ACTTGTCGACTGCTATGCTTCTTACTTCGGAGCTTTGACGTGCGTGGCTTGGTCTCCAGATGGGCGATTTATCCTT ACCGGTGGCCAGGATGACCTCTTGACAATTTTCTCTCCCTGGGAGCAGCGAGTAGTAGCTCGATGTCAGGGCCATTCGTCATTCGTGTCGTCAGTTGCTTTTGACGAACAGCGCTGCGATGGAAGAACATATCGTTTCGGCAGCGTCGCTGAAGATAACAAATTGATCTTT TGGGATTTTTCAAGTGGTGCACTTCATCGTCCTAAGTTCCAG GCGTCGCATCATCAACGGATGTCAGTATCGTCTACAATCTCGCTGGCTTACAAGCGAGACCGCTCTGCCCAGTATCTTCCTGCCACCAATTCCccgaaacttgaagaaacacCATCGCCACGGTTTCACCCGGCTCCTTCCCGCAATGAAATCGCCTTCGTACAACCTGTTCTG ATAAAACAGCTAGATTGCGATCTCCTTACAGTGATCCAATTCCTTCCTCGCAGTATTCTAACAGCCACAAAGGGCGGTCAGATCAGGCTATGGGTACGACCCCTTGCCCTTAGACCTAGGTTTATgaaaaacaataaagttACTGCAATCGATCCTCACGACTTAATACCAAGTCGAACAGGACCTATTCCGCCTTAA
- a CDS encoding putative RNA-dependent RNA polymerase 2, producing the protein MDLNIRYVPHEVNEWTVTRAVAAVLHSEDFAPIIEGRLINFRVKLNENVASGIRNDGTGVLTLPTEEIGSKFLRYVYDDPIKIGKQKLKFFKSPKPPPEHLSVTLRKTPYVNPDIEEERQAKVWALDTKLRVDKIQFGIFYQSVYPAGQKVKPGPRSFSVEWERDYTRNSYACLHFEYDHKLIRITLGNQLTEQFGCSIAVHFSSIQKVGVGYDGNPYICFDTLTPPVLESVQFHRTMTGEYQRDNQKYKQRIGAIDDAHINVAPYAPQLRIVLYNHPDKDLVKEFTNMCEIAGLSKSVVLRLVGPNQQIEANKKNFFSIKRMLKLHKTLGNFEWPVAFQLEALLYNNLMHTDDLDSLILQIPSLIATHGAPFVGDLLRRYHDEMKDRPRTESPSDCFKRTMTRTKINFNVPRDSFRCHHVTFTPTRMILEGPYPSQSNRVIRQYQGFEDHFLRVDFRDEDRLQYRWAREVNGASFLISRVGGILKQGFELAGRRFEFLAYSSSALREHAVWFMNPFYHPQRGMVDAHFIRESLGNFAGTELFKQPSKYAARLAQAFTATDPSVDILRHEWDEMPDIGEKPYLFTDGVGTISRALGDRIWSKLRENKHSTGSTLKPSAYQIRFLGYKGVVAIDEELDKNESSIHMRLRPSMRKFEVTDNQVAPLEIAQAFELPNTCYLNRPLVMVLEDLGVRKEALQDLQDDAVREARTIDDSIGHFRDVLKAHHLGSAFRLREILTRLKDKYNMDLRSDGKTIAMDDPFLRQLRQVAMNDILRDIKHSARIPVPQSYLLVGVADEGPAYEAEGRENVYCLAEGEIYACIQTRTEEPIWLTGNVSISRSPVAHPGDIRRVRAIGKPPPNCFFGHLKNVVVMPSKGSRSLASCLAGGDVDGDLYSIICYDPVLPRTLEEPASYEALKPYTLPENRDVHVSDICDFIVEYINSDLLGLLSDRLLVIADQSIDGIRDPNCIYLAELCSHAVDYPKSGSPPDLDTNELPRTLIRCKPDWHAAEVVSPRPTDYYESSRALGYMYRSITLDELQPIVPTGPPMKAFTDPISLALLDSVRHYLGDSAFISDNPPSEIVKLFGRYADELKYISATHTLSNTPGAQLLEAEVVIGTILAKCSQKRWRKDRIYRMRLHAEHLVRDVQRSLSEAAIKRDSDYTYTDLITGLELSWFAWGYSRRCRYNEPGSNSFGLIALGIIFDCLDKLDELEVKGRHGSLS; encoded by the exons ATGGATCTCAATATACGTTATGTTCCTCACGAAGTCAACGAATGGACAGTAACGCGTGCCGTTGCAGCTGTTCTTCATTCAGAAGATTTTGCACCAATCATTGAAGGCAGATTGATCAACTTTAGGGTCAAACTGAATGAGAACGTTGCAAGCGGTATCAGGAATGATGGGACTGGCGTTTTAACGCTTCCTACTGAAGAAATTGGGTCCAAATTTCTCAGATATGTCTACGACGATCCCATCAAGATTGGCAAACAGAAGCTGAAATTCTTCAAGTCACCCAAACCTCCTCCAGAACACCTTTCAGTAACTTTGAGAAAAACCCCTTACGTTAATCCCGACATAGAAGAAGAACGCCAGGCAAAAGTATGGGCTCTTGACACCAAATTACGCGTCGACAAAATCCAATTTGGTATTTTTTATCAATCCGTCTATCCAGCGGGACAGAAAGTCAAACCTGGACCTCGTTCCTTTTCTGTTGAATGGGAACGAGACTATACCAGGAACAGTTACGCCTGTCTACATTTTGAATACGACCACAAATTAATTCGTATCACG CTAGGAAATCAACTGACAGAACAGTTTGGATGCAGTATTGCGGTTCACTTCTCTAGCATTCAAAAAGTTGGAGTTGGCTATGACGGAAACCCAT ATATTTGTTTTGATACCCTCACACCTCCAGTTCTAGAAAGCGTTCAATTTCATCGTACGATGACAGGAGAATATCAAAGAGATAACCAAAAGTATAAGCAACGGATCGGAGCGATCGATGATGCTCATATCAACGTTGCCCCATACGCACCTCAGCTCCGAATTGTCCTCTATAACCACCCAGACAAAGACCTTGTCAAAGAATTTACCAATATGTGCGAAATAGCCGGCCTATCTAAAAGCGTGGTTTTAAGGCTTGTTGGTCCCAACcaacaaattgaagccaACAAAAAGAATTTTTTCTCTATTAAACGTATGCTAAAACTTCACAAAACTCTGGGAAATTTTGAATGGCCAGTCGCTTTCCAACTGGAAGCATTATTATACAACAACCTCATGCATACCGATGATCTTGACTCTCTAATACTTCAAATTCCATCGTTGATCGCAACCCATGGTGCCCCTTTCGTTGGCGACCTCTTACGCCGTTATCATGATGAAATGAAGGATCGACCTCGCACAGAAAGCCCCAGTGATTGTTTTAAGAGGACTATGACTCGAACCAAAATTAATTTCAACGTACCCCGGGATTCTTTCCGTTGCCACCACGTAACATTCACACCTACTCGCATGATTTTAGAAGGCCCGTACCCGTCACAGTCTAACCGCGTTATTCGTCAATACCAAGGCTTCGAAGACCATTTCCTCCGTGTTGATTTCAGGGATGAAGACCGTTTACAATACCGTTGGGCTCGTGAAGTCAATGGGGCCTCTTTTCTTATATCACGGGTCGGCGGGATTCTCAAGCAAGGATTCGAACTTGCTGGACGAAGGTTTGAGTTTTTGGCGTATTCAAGCTCGGCTCTACGCGAGCATGCTGTTTGGTTCATGAATCCATTCTATCATCCCCAGAGAGGCATGGTCGATGCTCATTTTATAAGAGAGTCTCTAGGTAATTTTGCCGGAACGGAATTGTTCAAACAGCCTTCCAAGTATGCTGCACGCCTTGCCCAGGCATTTACAGCGACGGATCCATCGGTAGATATCCTGAGACATGAATGGGATGAAATGCCAGACATCGGCGAAAAGCCGTACCTCTTCACTGACGGCGTGGGCACTATTTCAAGAGCGCTTGGCGACAGGATCTGGTCAAAATTGCGAGAGAACAAGCACAGCACTGGGAGCACCCTCAAACCTTCCGCA TACCAAATCAGGTTCTTGGGATACAAAGGTGTTGTGGCGATCGACGAAGAATTAGACAAAAATGAGAGCAGTATTCACATGCGCTTACGACCTTCGATGCGGAAATTTGAGGTCACAGATAACCAAGTTGCTCCCCTTGAGATCGCGCAAGCGTTTGAGCTCCCCAATACTTGTTATCTAAATCG CCCGCTTGTTATGGTGCTTGAAGATCTCGGGGTACGAAAGGAGGCGCTTCAAGACCTCCAAGATGATGCGGTCAGGGAAGCCAGGACAATTGATGATTCTATTGGTCATTTCCGCGATGTGCTCAAGGCACATCATCTTGGATCAGCGTTTAGGCTGCGAGAAATTCTAACACGCCTTAAAGACAAGTACAATATGGACCTTCGCTCTGACGGTAAAACTATTGCGATGGATGATCCTTTCTTACGGCAGCTTCGCCAAGTTGCGATGAATGATATCCTTCGCGATATCAAACACAGTGCTAGAATTCCTGTGCCTCAAAGCTATCTCTTAGTAGGTGTAGCAGATGAAGGTCCAGCGTATGAGGCAGAAGGACGTGAAAACGTTTATTGCCTGGCCGAGGGCGAGATATATG CCTGTATCCAGACGCGCACTGAAGAGCCAATCTGGTTGACAGGAAATGTTAGTATTTCCAGAAGTCCAGTGGCACATCCAGGAGACA TACGACGCGTCAGGGCTATTGGTAAACCACCCCCCAACTGTTTCTTTGGCCACTTAAAAAATGTGGTCGTCATGCCTTCTAAAG GTAGTCGTTCATTGGCATCATGTCTTGCTGGTGGAGATGTTGATGG TGACCTCTATTCCATTATCTGTTATGATCCTGTGTTACCCAGAACTTTGGAGGAGCCTGCTTCTTATGAAGCACTGAAGCCATACACGCTACCTGAAAATCGTGATGTCCATGTGTCCGACATATGTGATTTTATAGTAGAATACATCAATTCTGATCTTCTG GGCCTTCTGTCTGATAGACTTCTTGTAATAGCTG ATCAATCCATT GACGGTATCCGTGACCCCAATTGTATATATCTAGCAGAACTATGCTCTCAC GCAGTGGATTATCCAAAATCAGGATCTCCACCAGACTTGGATACCAATGAGCTCCCGAGGACACTCATCAGGTGCAAACCTGATTGGCATGCGGCTGAAGTGGTGTCTCCTAGGCCTACGGATTATTACGAGTCAAGCAGAGCACTGGGTTACATGTACCGTTCAATCACACTCGACGAACTTCAACCTATTGTTCCCACTGGCCCTCCAATGAAAGCCTTTACGGATCCTATATCACTGGCTCTTTTGGACAGTGTCAGACACTACCTTGGAGATTCGGCATTTATCAGCGATAATCCGCCATCCGAGATTGTGAAACTTTTCGGACGTTATGCAGATGAACTGAAATACATTTCAGCAACACATACACTGTCAAACACTCCAGGAGCCCAACTATTGGAGGCAGAGGTCGTTATTGGCACCATTTTGGCCAAATGCTCTCAGAAACGGTGGAGAAAAGATAGGATATACCGGATGCGTCTACATGCAGAACATCTCGTCAGAGATGTTCAAAGAAGCCTGTCTGAAGCCGCCATTAAACGTGATTCAGACTACACTTACACGGACCTGATCACAGGTCTCGAACTTTCTTGGTTTGCTTGGGGATATAGCCGTCGATGCCGCTATAATGAGCCAGGGTCTAACAGCTTTGGTCTCATTGCGTTGGGTATCATCTTTGATTGTCTAGACAAGTTAGACGAGTTAGAGGTTAAGGGTAGGCACGGAAGCCTGAGCTAA
- a CDS encoding 2-oxoisovalerate dehydrogenase subunit beta, mitochondrial — MNPLKGTYLSRRLSSFYLSVSARHSRCNSTSATPPADGHLPSVASSEILRTKREAGLRTPGIKWADEDSSAPTRIIVGGRETRKMNTYQAIRDAMSIALAKDESTVVFGEDVAFGGVFRCTMGLAEEFGKERVFNTPLTEQGIAGFGIGLALMGHTAIAEIQFADYILPAFDQIVNEAAKIRYRSGGGYNAGGLTIRTPTMSVGHGALYHSQSPEGFFMGASGLKVVIPRSPIQAKGLLLSSIRDPNPVIFMEPKILYRSAVEQVPIDDYELPLGEAEVLIPGSDLTLLTWGTPVYHCETALHLLQSPPPELQPVIPASLRSANIELIDLRSILPWDVKTVAESVSRTGRLVIVHEAGMTAGVGAEISAEIQKRCFLKLNAPVRRVTGWDLPVGLQYEKFNIPDAIRILDAVVETLAY; from the exons atgAACCCTCTCAAAGGCACATATCTTTCCAGACGGTTGTCCTCTTTCTACCTTTCTGTGTCTGCTAGACATTCACGATGCAATTCTACGTCGGCTACTCCACCTGCAGACGGACACTTGCCTTCGGTGGCATCATCTGAGATCCTCAGAACTAAGCGTGAGGCTGGTCTGCGTACTCCTGGAATTAAGTGGGCAGATGAAGATTCCTCTGCCCCGACGCGCATCATTGTTGGAGGTCGCGAAACGCGCAAGATGAACACATATCAGGCAATCCGAGATGCGATGAGCATTGCTCTAGCAAAGGACGAGAGCACCGTCGTTTTCGGAGAAGATGTTGCCTTTGGGGGTGTCTTTAGATGCACGATG GGTCTTGCAGAGGAATTTG GCAAAGAACGTGTTTTTAATACCCCACTGACCGAACAAGGCATTGCAGGCTTTGGAATTGGCCTTGCACTGATGGGTCATACTGCCATTGCCGAAATACAGTTTGCGGATTACATACTGCCCGCTTTCGATCAG ATTGTCAATGAAGCTGCAAAGATCAGGTATCGCTCTGGTGGGGGCTATAACGCTGGTGGGCTCACTATTCGAACGCCCACCATGTCTGTG GGACATGGAGCTTTGTACCATTCACAATCACCGGAAGGTTTCTTTATGGGAGCATCTGGGCTAAAA GTCGTAATTCCGCGCTCTCCTATACAAGCTAAAGGGCTTCTTTTAAGCTCTATCCGTGATCCCAATCCGGTTATCTTCATGGAGCCCAAAATTTTGTATCGTTCTGCTG TCGAGCAAGTTCCCATCGATGATTATGAACTCCCCCTTGGAGAAGCGGAGGTACTCATTCCGGGATCTGATTTAACCCTTTTGACTTGGGGAACTCCCGTGTACCATTGTGAAACCGCCCTTCACCTTCTGCAATCCCCGCCACCGGAATTGCAACCTGTCATTCCTGCTTCATTGCGTAGCGCCAACATTGAACTCATAGATTTGCGTTCCATTCTTCCCTGGGATGTTAAAACTGTGGCAGAAAGTGTTAGTAGAACTGGCCGTTTGGTCATTGTTCACGAGGCTGGTATGACGGCTGGAGTTGGTGCTGAGATAAGTGCAGAAATTCAGAAGAGGTGCTTCCTGAAATTGAATGCACCAGTGAGAAGAGTCACCGGATGGGA CCTCCCTGTTGGGTTGCAATATGAGAAATTTAACATTCCAGATGCCATTCGCATTCTCGATGCAGTTGTAGAGACCTTGGCTTACTAG
- a CDS encoding GPI ethanolamine phosphate transferase 3 — MTFPYDSFNVEDLHTVDDGIIKHLFPLLEDPSKPFDFLIGHFLGVDHVGHRLGPDHPSMKLKLEQMNAVLTRVVETIDEDTLLVVLGDHGMDRSGDHGGDGTLETSAGMWIYSKGAALMETETEIPSGLLQFKIFPGCDVPHRSIQQIDILPTLSLLLGFAIPYNNLGTVIPELFWRDHGNGLLRASLEVNAAQIMRYLQTYRNSASGGELNDSWEGIIFSWTASQSDNLFGASKLIILFNFTRVALAACREMWAQFNPLLMGSGLVLLSSSLCASWSVYLGLTSVKTDWREWLKPRLSGVILAGVCGAILGIAGQQVLRIFVPGVSAIDLSLFTGGMASSVKFIISSPPKISFRMIKSVPILLVLHTVAFLSNSFTFWEDRGKFSNFKNGKNMAGSSWFWMDPVRRWYRNLKTENGKFKSWDMQTQLLDSYRDTVAIHTACESSTPSSVLDAASAMRFSPSVRFIDVIPIALLGLHAFYGTGHQSTIQSIQWKSGFMITPTANYFFAPITVLLNSVGPVFLFALATPLAALWNRSPLPISVTQPEADVQVKGESTLAALGIVIYYSALLLGSTVSAAVLRRHLMVWKVFAPRFMTAVLELLAVDLAVLIGVGVGLERIVQRLSKTFHGEAVS, encoded by the exons ATGACTTTCCCGTACGACTCCTTCAATGTTGAAGATCTTCACACTGTCGATGATGGCATAATAAAGCATCTGTTCCCTTTATTGGAGGATCCCTCAAAACCATTTGATTTCCTTATTGGCCATTTTCTCGGTGTGGATCATGTAGGACATCGACTGGGTCCAGACCATCCTAGCATGAAGTTGAAATTGGAGCAGATGAACGCCGTGCTAACCCGTGTAGTGGAGACAATCGATGAAGACACACTGTTGGTTGTTCTAGGAGACCATGGAATGGATCGCTCAGGTGATCATGGTGGCGATGGGACTCTGGAAACATCAGCTGGAATGTGGATCTACAGCAAAGGTGCTGCCTTGAtggaaacagaaacagaaattCCAAGCGGTCTATTACAATTTAAAATCTTTCCTGGTTGTGATGTCCCTCACCGTTCAATCCAGCAAATTGATATTTTGCCAACGTTATCATTACTCCTCGGGTTCGCAATTCCCTACAACAATCTTGGCACAGTGATACCTGAACTATTCTGGCGAGATCACGGCAATGGTCTTCTTCGAGCTTCCCTAGAAGTTAACGCTGCACAAATCATGAGATACCTCCAAACGTACAGAAATAGTGCATCTGGGGGCGAATTGAACGACTCCTGGGAAGGAATTATTTTCTCTTGGACGGCGTCGCAATCTGACAACCTATTTGGAGCAAGCAAGTTAATCATTCTTTTCAATTTTACAAGAGTGGCTTTGGCGGCATGCCGGGAAATGTGGGCACAGTTCAATCCTCTCCTAATGGGATCGGGTCTTGTGCTCCTCAGTTCAAGCCTTTGTGCCTCCTGGTCGGTGTATTTGGGACTCACATCTGTTAAGACCGATTGGAGGGAATGGTTGAAGCCTCGCTTGTCTGGCGTTATCCTTGCTGGTGTCTGTGGAGCAATTCTAGGCATCGCTGGACAACAAGTATTGAGAATTTTTGTACCTGGCGTCAGTGCAATTGATCTATCTCTTTTCACGGGTGGGATGGCCTCGTCAGTGAAATTTATCATatcttctcctccaaaaATCAGTTTCCGGATGATAAAGTCGGTGCCCATCCTCCTCGTGCTTCACACAGTGGCCTTCCTTTCGAACTCCTTCACTTTCTGGGAAGACAG GGGAAAGTTCAGCAACTTTAAGAACGGCAAAAACATGGCTGGCTCGTCTTGGTTTTGGATGGATCCTGTTAGGAGGTG GTATCGAAATCTCAAGACGGAAAACGGCAAATTCAAGTCGTGGGATATGCAAACGC AGCTGTTAGACAGTTATCGCGATACTGTTGCCATTCACACTGCCTGTGAATCATCGACACCATCCTCCGTACTTGATGCCGCCTCAGCAATGAGGTTCTCTCCCTCAGTTAGGTTTATAGACGTCATTCCCATCGCTCTGTTGGGTTTGCATGCTTTCTATGGAACAGGCCACCAGTCAACCATTCAATCTATTCAATGGAAGTCTGGATTCATGATCACTCCAACAGCAAACTATTTTTTCGCTCCAATAACTGTATTACTCAATTCTGTCGGTCCCGTCTTTTTATTCGCACTAGCGACACCTTTGGCAGCGCTCTGGAATAGGTCGCCTTTACCCATCAGCGTAACACAGCCTGAAGCAGACGTACAGGTCAAAGGAGAAAGTACATTAGCTGCGTTAGGGATAGTGATATATTATTCGGCTTTACTACTAGGATCAACAGTCAGCGCAGCAGTCCTTCGAAGGCATTTGATGGTTTGGAAGGTTTTTGCGCCACGGTTCATGACTGCTGTTCTGGAGTTGTTGGCTGTTGATTTGGCTGTTCTGATCGGTGTCGGTGTTGGCCTCGAGAGGATAGTTCAACGTTTATCGAAGACATTTCACGGGGAAGCTGTTTCCTGA